A stretch of Candidatus Neomarinimicrobiota bacterium DNA encodes these proteins:
- a CDS encoding PorV/PorQ family protein: MKFKAIVLITFLLIGRGAVGQEIFEKIGTAGAHFLDISLDARVRGMGDAYAALTMPDASASHYNPATLVFVPSWSTSFGMVNYFAGISVNGGSAAYRLDGIGTVGLSFRGLNSGTMEETTVLQQDGTGNTFEWSDVAIGLNFARSFTDRFAFGMNLKYIKESISAYDLNASAWAVDLGTYYRTGFRSLRLGMTIRNFGPELDFNTSFTDFNNGEIVPEPSEYHPFHMPLTFQVGVAMDFLEDTNNHFLTVAIDAVHPNEAAERLNIGVDYRFMNTIHLRGGGWLAPENTSYAALFGGVGIEVASIGRFDYAISSYDLLGAVHQFSLTISR; this comes from the coding sequence ATGAAATTTAAAGCAATTGTCTTAATTACCTTTCTGCTCATCGGACGTGGTGCTGTTGGTCAGGAAATATTTGAAAAAATTGGAACTGCTGGAGCTCACTTCCTGGATATATCTCTGGATGCCAGAGTCCGGGGTATGGGAGACGCTTATGCTGCTCTCACCATGCCGGATGCTTCCGCCAGTCATTACAATCCGGCCACATTGGTCTTTGTGCCTTCCTGGAGTACTTCATTCGGAATGGTGAACTATTTTGCCGGTATATCGGTAAATGGTGGTTCAGCCGCTTATCGGCTGGATGGCATTGGCACCGTGGGACTCTCCTTCAGGGGCTTGAATTCAGGTACCATGGAAGAGACCACGGTTCTGCAACAGGACGGTACAGGTAACACCTTTGAATGGTCAGATGTAGCAATAGGTTTGAACTTTGCCCGTTCTTTTACGGATCGATTTGCCTTTGGTATGAATCTGAAATACATCAAAGAATCAATTTCCGCTTATGATTTGAATGCCTCGGCCTGGGCGGTGGATCTGGGCACATATTATCGTACCGGTTTTCGCTCTTTGCGTCTGGGTATGACCATCCGGAATTTCGGTCCGGAACTGGATTTCAATACCAGTTTCACCGATTTTAATAATGGTGAGATCGTACCGGAGCCAAGTGAGTATCACCCCTTCCACATGCCGCTGACCTTCCAGGTTGGTGTAGCTATGGATTTTCTTGAAGATACGAACAATCATTTTTTAACAGTTGCGATTGATGCAGTGCACCCCAACGAAGCCGCTGAACGCTTGAATATCGGAGTTGACTATCGCTTTATGAATACCATTCACCTGCGTGGTGGTGGCTGGCTCGCTCCTGAGAATACTTCTTATGCTGCTCTGTTTGGAGGGGTTGGGATAGAAGTGGCTTCAATTGGTCGGTTTGACTACGCCATTTCCTCCTATGATCTCTTAGGGGCTGTACATCAGTTTTCATTGACAATATCACGATAA